In one window of Athene noctua chromosome 17, bAthNoc1.hap1.1, whole genome shotgun sequence DNA:
- the UPB1 gene encoding beta-ureidopropionase isoform X2: protein MKNTIKLDLPAAALSAAQERDFDLQGYGFDAAPEQLRRPRIVRVGLVQNKIPLPTETAVAVQVAALHRRIEEIVEVAAICGVNIVCFQEAWTMPFAFCTREKLPWTEFAESAEDGPTTKFCQELARKYNMVVVSPILERDEIHGGTLWNAAVVISNSGAVLGKSRKNHIPRIGDFNESTYYMEGNTGHPVFQTQFGTIAVNICYGRHHPLNWLMFSMNGAEIIFNPSATIGKLSESLWPIEARNAAIANHCFTCPINRVGTEYYKNAFTSGDGGKAHHDLGHFYGSSYVAAPDGSRTPGLSRTQDGLLVVEMDLNLCRQVSDKWNFKMTGRYEMYAEKLTEAVQPYFVPNIIKE, encoded by the exons AAAACTTGATTTGCCAGCTGCTGCTCTTTCAGCAGCTCAGGAAAGAGATTTTGATCTACAAGGCTATGGATTTGACGCTGCTCCAGAGCAGTTGAGGAGGCCACGTATTGTTCGAGTGGGACTGGTACAGAATAAAATTCCACTTCCCACAGAAACAGCAGTGGCAGTCCAG GTGGCTGCACTGCACAGACGAATTGAGGAGATTGTGGAAGTAGCTGCAATATGTGGAGTCAACATAGTTTGTTTCCAGGAGGCTTGGA CCATGCCCTTTGCTTTTTGTACAAGAGAGAAGCTTCCTTGGACTGAATTTGCTGAGTCAGCAGAGGATGGGCCAACAACAAAATTCTGTCAAGAG CTGGCAAGGAAATACAATATGGTTGTGGTATCTCCAATCTTGGAGCGAGATGAAATCCACGGGGGAACTCTGTGGAATGCTGCAGTGGTCATTTCTAATTCTGGAGCTGTCCTTGGCAAAAGTAGGAAAAATCACATTCCAAGGATTGGAGATTTCAATGAG tCTACTTACTATATGGAAGGAAATACAGGACACCCAGTGTTTCAGACACAGTTTGGAACAATTGCTGTGAATATCTGCTATGGGCGCCATCATCCTCTGAACTGGCTCATGTTTAGTATGAATGGAGCAGAGATCATCTTTAACCCTTCAGCCACTATTGGAAAGCTCAG TGAGTCACTGTGGCCAATTGAAGCAAGAAATGCTGCCATTGCTAATcactgctttacatgtcccaTCAACAGGGTAGGCACG GAATACTACAAAAATGCCTTTACTTCTGGAGATGGTGGAAAAG CACACCATGACTTGGGCCATTTTTATGGCTCAAGTTACGTAGCTGCACCAGATGGCAGCAGGACCCCAGGACTCTCTCGCACTCAGGATGGACTTTTGGTGGTAGAGATGGATCTGAATCTTTGCAGACAAGTCAGTGACAAATGGAATTTTAAG atgacTGGTAGATATGAAATGTATGCAGAGAAGCTCACTGAAGCAGTCCAGCCTTATTTTGTACCCAATATAATCAAAGAGTAA
- the SNRPD3 gene encoding small nuclear ribonucleoprotein Sm D3 has translation MSIGVPIKVLHEAEGHIVTCETNTGEVYRGKLIEAEDNMNCQMSNITVTYRDGRVAQLEQVYIRGSKIRFLILPDMLKNAPMLKSMKNKNQGSGAGRGKAAILKAQVAARGRGRGMGRGNIFQKRR, from the exons ATGTCAATTGGAGTGCCAATTAAAGTCCTACATGAGGCTGAGGGCCATATTGTGACATGTGAGACCAACACAGGAGAAGTTTACCGAGGCAAACTTATTGAAGCTGAAGACAACATGAATTGTCAG ATGTCCAACATAACAGTGACATACAGAGATGGACGAGTGGCACAGCTTGAGCAGGTGTACATCAGAGGTAGCAAGATACGGTTTCTTATTTTACCAGATATGTTGAAAAATGCTCCTATGCTAAAGAGCATGAAGAATAAAAACCAGGGTTCTGGAGCTGGGCGAGGAAAAGCAGCTATTCTCAAAGCTCAAG tggctgcaagaggaagaggCCGTGGTATGGGCCGTGGCAACATCTTCCAGAAGCGAAGATAA
- the GUCD1 gene encoding protein GUCD1 isoform X1 codes for MKSPREAGEPPPVDCIQLKVPVIQQLYHWDCGLACSRMVLQYLNHLDNDEFQKAIQELQLTKSIWTIDLAYLMRHFGVKHKFCTQTLGVDKGYKNQSFYRKHFDTEENRVNQLFAQAKACKVLVEKCTVTVQDIQNHLSQGHVAIVLVNAVLLLCDLCSSPVKYCCFLPIGQKCFCRNPDYQGHFIVLCGYNKASGSIYYNNPAYADRTCCTSISNFEEARTSYGTDEDILFIYTDS; via the exons atGAAGAGCCCCCGGGAGGCTGGGGAGCCGCCGCCAG TTGACTGCATCCAGCTGAAAGTGCCAGTCATTCAGCAGTTGTACCACTGGGACTGTGGGCTagcctgctccaggatggtgCTTCA GTACCTGAATCATTTGGACAATGATGAATTTCAGAAAGCCATCCAGGAGCTCCAGTTAACAAAGAGTATCTGGACTATTGACCTGGCCTACCTAATGCGGCACTTTGGTGTCAAGCATAAATTTTGCACCCAGACGCTTGGAGTGGACAAGGGCTACAAAAATCAG TCATTTTACAGGAAGCACTTTGACACAGAAGAGAATCGAGTGAATCAGCTCTTTGCACAAGCCAAAGCCTGCAAGGTGCTGGTGGAGAAGTG cacagtAACTGTTCAAGACATCCAAAACCACCTGTCCCAAGGTCATGTAGCCATTGTCCTAGTGAATGCGGTCCTGCTATTGTGTGATCTTTGCTCAAGTCCTGTCAAATACTGCTGCTTCCTCCCCATTGGACAGAAGTGCTTCTGCAGGAATCCTGACTACCAGGGCCATTTCATTGTGTTATGTGGCTACAACAAAGCCTCAGGGAGTATTTACTATAACAACCCTGCCTATGCTGACC GAACATGCTGCACCAGCATCAGTAACTTTGAGGAAGCCAGGACAAGTTACGGCACTGATGAAGATATTCTGTTCATCTACACAGACAGCTGA
- the GUCD1 gene encoding protein GUCD1 isoform X2: MKSPREAGEPPPAAVDCIQLKVPVIQQLYHWDCGLACSRMVLQYLNHLDNDEFQKAIQELQLTKSIWTIDLAYLMRHFGVKHKFCTQTLGVDKGYKNQSFYRKHFDTEENRVNQLFAQAKACKVLVEKCTVTVQDIQNHLSQGHVAIVLVNAVLLLCDLCSSPVKYCCFLPIGQKCFCRNPDYQGHFIVLCGYNKASGSIYYNNPAYADRTCCTSISNFEEARTSYGTDEDILFIYTDS, from the exons atGAAGAGCCCCCGGGAGGCTGGGGAGCCGCCGCCAG CTGCCG TTGACTGCATCCAGCTGAAAGTGCCAGTCATTCAGCAGTTGTACCACTGGGACTGTGGGCTagcctgctccaggatggtgCTTCA GTACCTGAATCATTTGGACAATGATGAATTTCAGAAAGCCATCCAGGAGCTCCAGTTAACAAAGAGTATCTGGACTATTGACCTGGCCTACCTAATGCGGCACTTTGGTGTCAAGCATAAATTTTGCACCCAGACGCTTGGAGTGGACAAGGGCTACAAAAATCAG TCATTTTACAGGAAGCACTTTGACACAGAAGAGAATCGAGTGAATCAGCTCTTTGCACAAGCCAAAGCCTGCAAGGTGCTGGTGGAGAAGTG cacagtAACTGTTCAAGACATCCAAAACCACCTGTCCCAAGGTCATGTAGCCATTGTCCTAGTGAATGCGGTCCTGCTATTGTGTGATCTTTGCTCAAGTCCTGTCAAATACTGCTGCTTCCTCCCCATTGGACAGAAGTGCTTCTGCAGGAATCCTGACTACCAGGGCCATTTCATTGTGTTATGTGGCTACAACAAAGCCTCAGGGAGTATTTACTATAACAACCCTGCCTATGCTGACC GAACATGCTGCACCAGCATCAGTAACTTTGAGGAAGCCAGGACAAGTTACGGCACTGATGAAGATATTCTGTTCATCTACACAGACAGCTGA
- the UPB1 gene encoding beta-ureidopropionase isoform X1, protein MAGALESLESCLERHIPAQDLAEVKRVLYGGEARKLDLPAAALSAAQERDFDLQGYGFDAAPEQLRRPRIVRVGLVQNKIPLPTETAVAVQVAALHRRIEEIVEVAAICGVNIVCFQEAWTMPFAFCTREKLPWTEFAESAEDGPTTKFCQELARKYNMVVVSPILERDEIHGGTLWNAAVVISNSGAVLGKSRKNHIPRIGDFNESTYYMEGNTGHPVFQTQFGTIAVNICYGRHHPLNWLMFSMNGAEIIFNPSATIGKLSESLWPIEARNAAIANHCFTCPINRVGTEYYKNAFTSGDGGKAHHDLGHFYGSSYVAAPDGSRTPGLSRTQDGLLVVEMDLNLCRQVSDKWNFKMTGRYEMYAEKLTEAVQPYFVPNIIKE, encoded by the exons ATGGCGGGAGCGCTGGAGTCGCTGGAGTCCTGCTTGGAGCGGCACATCCCGGCACAGGACCTCGCCGAGGTGAAGCGGGTCCTCTACGGGGGCGAGGCGAG AAAACTTGATTTGCCAGCTGCTGCTCTTTCAGCAGCTCAGGAAAGAGATTTTGATCTACAAGGCTATGGATTTGACGCTGCTCCAGAGCAGTTGAGGAGGCCACGTATTGTTCGAGTGGGACTGGTACAGAATAAAATTCCACTTCCCACAGAAACAGCAGTGGCAGTCCAG GTGGCTGCACTGCACAGACGAATTGAGGAGATTGTGGAAGTAGCTGCAATATGTGGAGTCAACATAGTTTGTTTCCAGGAGGCTTGGA CCATGCCCTTTGCTTTTTGTACAAGAGAGAAGCTTCCTTGGACTGAATTTGCTGAGTCAGCAGAGGATGGGCCAACAACAAAATTCTGTCAAGAG CTGGCAAGGAAATACAATATGGTTGTGGTATCTCCAATCTTGGAGCGAGATGAAATCCACGGGGGAACTCTGTGGAATGCTGCAGTGGTCATTTCTAATTCTGGAGCTGTCCTTGGCAAAAGTAGGAAAAATCACATTCCAAGGATTGGAGATTTCAATGAG tCTACTTACTATATGGAAGGAAATACAGGACACCCAGTGTTTCAGACACAGTTTGGAACAATTGCTGTGAATATCTGCTATGGGCGCCATCATCCTCTGAACTGGCTCATGTTTAGTATGAATGGAGCAGAGATCATCTTTAACCCTTCAGCCACTATTGGAAAGCTCAG TGAGTCACTGTGGCCAATTGAAGCAAGAAATGCTGCCATTGCTAATcactgctttacatgtcccaTCAACAGGGTAGGCACG GAATACTACAAAAATGCCTTTACTTCTGGAGATGGTGGAAAAG CACACCATGACTTGGGCCATTTTTATGGCTCAAGTTACGTAGCTGCACCAGATGGCAGCAGGACCCCAGGACTCTCTCGCACTCAGGATGGACTTTTGGTGGTAGAGATGGATCTGAATCTTTGCAGACAAGTCAGTGACAAATGGAATTTTAAG atgacTGGTAGATATGAAATGTATGCAGAGAAGCTCACTGAAGCAGTCCAGCCTTATTTTGTACCCAATATAATCAAAGAGTAA